The window CGTAATAAACACGAAATACATCTTTTCCAGAAATATCATCTTTGGGTGTTGGAATATCAAAAATAGCAGCAAGCAAATTAAGTGATGTAAAATTTTTGTAATCGCCAAATCGCCATAACTCCATAGTATCCAAATGCTTAACTTCCCAAGGTTTGCTTCCGGCTGTATCCAAAATTTTAGGTAATTTTAAACGATGAATAATGGCCCTACGTGCAATATACGGAAAATCAAATTCTTTTCCATTATGCCCGCACAAAAAACAATCATCGGTAGAATAATATTTATTCAATAGCTCAAAAAAGCGAGTTAGAATTTCTTTTTCGTTTTCGCCTGCAAACGATTTGATACGAATAGTTTTGCAATTTTTTTTTGTATATACAGTTCCTACGCTAATACAAACTATTTTTCCAAATTCAGCATATATTCCTGCTCTCTGATAAACATCAGAAGGAGTCTGTTCTTTATCAATTTTTTCGGCTTTTAATGTCCAAAGTTCTTTAAAATGCTCAGGCATTTCATCGAAACTGGCATATTGTGGCACAGTTTCAATATCGAGAAACAAAATCTTATTGATAGGAATATCAGTTAAGCTCATTTTACTTTTGTTTTAATTTTCGTTCAATGACATGAGTTAAAATATCGATAGCAACAATATTATCACCTCCTTGTGGTACAATAATATCGGCATAACGTTTAGTAGGCTCAATAAACTGAAGGTGCGACGGTTTAACCGTTTTAATATATCGGTCAAGCACTTTATCTACTGAACGTCCGCGTTCAACTATATCGCGTTTAATAACACGTATAAGCCTATCGTCAGCATCGGCATCAACATATACTTTAATATCGCACATTTCGCGTAAAGCCTTATTAGTAAAAATCAATATTCCTTCAATGATAACAACATTTTTGGGTTCAACGGGTATTGTTTCAGGCGAACGTGTACAAGTTAAATATGAATAAATGGGCATCTGAATGGGCTTGCCTTCTTTAAGCATTTTAATATGTTTATTTAAAAGCTCAAATTCGACAGCATCGGGATGATCAAAATTCATTTCTAAACGTTCTTCTAAAGGTAAATGACTATTATCTTTATAGTAGGCATCTTGAGGAAGCACTACTACACCATCGGCTGGGCATTGCTCTACAATTTTTTTAACAACTGTGGTTTTGCCCGAACCTGTACCACCAGCAATTCCAATTATTAGCATATTTTTTTTGCTATAAAAATAATTCATTTTATCTTTGCATATAATAAACCAATAAAAAAAATGCTATGAAAAATTCATTTCTTTTTGCTTTTATGATTGCTGTGGCCTTAACAGCATGTAAAAAAGACGATACTCCCTCAACAGGTGGTAG of the Bacteroidales bacterium genome contains:
- a CDS encoding 3'-5' exonuclease produces the protein MSLTDIPINKILFLDIETVPQYASFDEMPEHFKELWTLKAEKIDKEQTPSDVYQRAGIYAEFGKIVCISVGTVYTKKNCKTIRIKSFAGENEKEILTRFFELLNKYYSTDDCFLCGHNGKEFDFPYIARRAIIHRLKLPKILDTAGSKPWEVKHLDTMELWRFGDYKNFTSLNLLAAIFDIPTPKDDISGKDVFRVYYEEKDLKRITTYCQKDVVTLIQIFLRYRGEDMIPPENIELVE
- the udk gene encoding uridine kinase; this encodes MLIIGIAGGTGSGKTTVVKKIVEQCPADGVVVLPQDAYYKDNSHLPLEERLEMNFDHPDAVEFELLNKHIKMLKEGKPIQMPIYSYLTCTRSPETIPVEPKNVVIIEGILIFTNKALREMCDIKVYVDADADDRLIRVIKRDIVERGRSVDKVLDRYIKTVKPSHLQFIEPTKRYADIIVPQGGDNIVAIDILTHVIERKLKQK